Proteins encoded together in one Hymenobacter monticola window:
- a CDS encoding type III PLP-dependent enzyme domain-containing protein, with protein MDTYHDLISQTFDFPTADFTVQDHELQFHGIDLMGLVEKYGTPLRLTYLPKISSQIQRAKKWFAEGIEKTGYTGSYSYAYCTKSSHFRFVLEEALKNDIHLETSSWFDISIIRNLHAQGKVDKQKHIICNGFKPEAYKKEIADLINDGFVNCMPIIDSPNEIEYYHDNVREKVNLGMRLASDEEPRFQFYTSRLGVRYADVIPLYEQRIKDDPRFTLTMLHYFINTGIKDTSYYWSELSRFVHKYCELRKVCPTLTTIDIGGGFPIQTSIQPEYDYPYMVAEILRTIQRICKEEGVPEPNIFTEFGIFTVGESGAIIYSILDEKLQNDKELWYMIDGSFITNLPDTWALNQRFIMLAVNGWNKSYKKLQLGGLTCDSQDYYNAEKHIYQVFLPERKPTDAQPLYVGFFHTGAYQESLSGYGGIKHCLIPAPQHVILDRAADGTLTDTVFAPQQEAGSMMRILGYE; from the coding sequence ATGGATACCTATCACGACCTCATTTCCCAGACCTTCGATTTTCCCACGGCCGACTTTACCGTGCAGGACCACGAGCTACAGTTCCACGGCATCGACCTGATGGGGCTCGTGGAAAAATACGGCACCCCGCTGCGCCTCACCTATTTACCCAAAATCAGCTCCCAGATTCAGCGGGCCAAAAAGTGGTTTGCCGAGGGCATCGAGAAGACCGGCTACACAGGCTCCTATTCCTACGCCTACTGCACCAAGTCATCGCACTTCCGCTTCGTGCTGGAAGAGGCCCTAAAAAACGACATCCACCTCGAAACCTCGTCGTGGTTCGACATCAGCATCATTCGCAACCTGCACGCACAGGGCAAGGTCGACAAGCAGAAGCACATCATCTGCAACGGCTTCAAGCCCGAAGCCTACAAGAAGGAAATCGCCGACCTCATCAACGACGGGTTTGTGAACTGCATGCCCATCATCGATTCGCCCAACGAAATCGAGTACTACCACGACAACGTGCGCGAGAAGGTGAACCTGGGCATGCGCCTGGCCTCCGATGAGGAGCCGCGCTTCCAGTTTTACACCTCGCGCCTGGGCGTGCGCTACGCCGACGTGATTCCGCTCTACGAGCAGCGCATCAAGGACGACCCGCGCTTCACGCTCACCATGCTGCACTACTTCATCAACACCGGCATCAAGGACACGTCCTATTACTGGTCGGAGCTGAGCCGCTTTGTGCACAAGTACTGCGAGCTGCGCAAGGTGTGCCCCACCCTCACCACCATCGACATCGGCGGCGGCTTCCCCATCCAAACCAGCATTCAGCCCGAGTACGACTACCCCTATATGGTGGCCGAAATTCTGCGCACCATCCAGCGCATCTGCAAAGAGGAAGGCGTGCCCGAACCCAACATTTTCACCGAGTTCGGCATCTTCACGGTGGGCGAAAGCGGCGCCATCATCTACAGCATTCTCGACGAGAAGCTGCAGAACGATAAGGAATTGTGGTACATGATTGACGGCTCATTCATTACCAACCTGCCCGACACCTGGGCCCTGAACCAGCGCTTCATCATGCTGGCCGTGAACGGCTGGAACAAGAGCTACAAGAAGCTGCAGCTCGGCGGCCTCACCTGCGACTCGCAGGACTACTACAACGCCGAGAAGCACATCTACCAGGTGTTCCTGCCCGAGCGCAAGCCCACCGACGCGCAGCCACTCTACGTGGGCTTCTTCCACACCGGCGCCTACCAGGAGAGCCTCAGCGGCTACGGCGGCATCAAGCACTGCCTCATTCCGGCTCCGCAGCACGTCATCCTCGACCGCGCCGCCGACGGCACGCTCACCGATACCGTTTTTGCGCCTCAGCAGGAAGCCGGCAGCATGATGCGCATCCTCGGGTACGAATAA